A window of the Lactuca sativa cultivar Salinas chromosome 7, Lsat_Salinas_v11, whole genome shotgun sequence genome harbors these coding sequences:
- the LOC111892680 gene encoding uncharacterized protein LOC111892680: MENDICNRVKYDVTAKEIWDDLEERFRKESVPRAYELKRALTTLRQDNASVSTYFTKMRRLVETKDKGLDDTFGTVKTQILSTKPMPSLGTTYHLVAEDEQQRNISVAAARKPTVDATAYQIKTQVAFDKVQAEKKNNCEGLKCKHYGKVGHRGRLF; this comes from the exons ATGGAAAATGACATATGTAACCGTGTAAAATATGATGTGACTGCTAAAGAAATTTGGGACGATCTTGAAGAAAGATTCAGAAAAGAAAGCGTGCCACGTGCTTACGAATTGAAGCGAGCATTGACCACGTTAAGGCAAGATAATGCATCAGTCTCGACTTATTTCACAAAGATGAGG AGACTCGTGGAAACAAAAGATAAGGGGCTTGATGACACGTTTGGTACTGTCAAGACCCAAATCTTGAGTACCAAGCCGATGCCCTCGCTTGGCACCACCTACCATCTTGTGGCAGAGGACGAACAACAACGCAACATATCTGTTGCTGCTGCTAGGAAGCCAACCGTTGATGCAACTGCTTACCAGATCAAGACTCAAGTAGCTTTTGATAAAGTTCAAGCTGAGAAGAAAAACAATTGTGAAGGACTCAAATGCAAACATTATGGAAAAGTAGGGCACCGTGGAAGGCTGTTTTGA